In a genomic window of Culicoidibacter larvae:
- a CDS encoding N-acetylmuramoyl-L-alanine amidase produces the protein MKTVALFTSHYGTVGAGGGGRNEEELMREYTSVVENYAHQNGGFNCYRFGLTEHEMDIDDHWINNGYDLVLSHHMDGSTNANARGGHMCYCQNPALIKKFGDIFGKRFTEITGTPWNGNKERCDLDMVNGDSDDVPRGLLELGFITNTADRDGTGYNQHALAKAEVKTICEVLGIPYTLDGGGSSESKPQPPASKLGFINLYWDWQEAGEDKGTIVVRQEPKVGAKIIGYINAEYYGTKGKDGSKGLSYTVLGYADEQRSGYKSQWVKLSLENGTHGWVNTNGDYKGYNIWDYPNFELVK, from the coding sequence ATGAAAACAGTAGCACTTTTCACGAGTCACTATGGCACTGTTGGTGCCGGCGGCGGAGGCCGTAATGAAGAGGAACTCATGCGTGAGTATACCTCAGTAGTAGAAAACTATGCTCATCAGAATGGTGGTTTTAATTGTTATCGCTTCGGGCTGACTGAGCATGAAATGGATATCGATGATCATTGGATTAACAATGGCTATGATTTAGTCTTGAGCCATCACATGGACGGATCTACAAACGCAAATGCCCGCGGCGGGCACATGTGTTATTGCCAAAATCCCGCTCTGATAAAAAAATTTGGTGATATTTTTGGGAAACGATTTACCGAGATTACTGGGACTCCTTGGAATGGTAACAAAGAGCGATGTGATTTAGATATGGTTAATGGAGATAGTGATGATGTTCCGCGCGGGTTACTGGAATTGGGATTTATTACTAATACTGCAGACCGCGATGGCACAGGGTATAATCAGCACGCATTAGCTAAAGCGGAAGTAAAAACAATCTGCGAGGTTCTTGGTATCCCCTACACACTTGATGGCGGCGGAAGTAGTGAAAGTAAACCGCAGCCTCCAGCTTCTAAACTTGGCTTTATTAATTTATACTGGGACTGGCAGGAAGCCGGAGAAGATAAAGGTACCATAGTGGTGCGCCAGGAACCAAAAGTTGGAGCTAAGATAATTGGATACATAAATGCAGAGTATTATGGAACCAAAGGAAAAGACGGCTCAAAAGGACTGTCTTATACAGTTCTCGGATATGCTGATGAACAACGTTCAGGATATAAGAGCCAATGGGTAAAATTATCATTAGAAAACGGTACACACGGGTGGGTCAATACTAATGGCGATTATAAAGGCTATAATATTTGGGATTATCCAAACTTTGAACTTGTTAAATAA
- a CDS encoding M23 family metallopeptidase, whose amino-acid sequence MPQIYSKAHKKQVAFTGAFDNRTWGNGVKDWVGMYGYSMSAIPAPYQGHGGIDVVGGDGAAIYAVTGGEVVHAGHNGNAGIEVRIWTGSQMHRYLHLSRAEVSVGAKVSEGFRIGAEGSSGGDYPVHLHFEVWRSNNSKDKIDPYNILQQGGSGTGGSDGENVTEIEYVTDISKWDKNSTKLGIYLGSMFRIKAGQPMFSDQGCKTQITTTRLDGKTFNAVTWLDEWVSPVHLYKNTMKVLVTDQLGKQWLCWMRL is encoded by the coding sequence ATGCCGCAGATTTATAGTAAAGCTCACAAAAAGCAAGTTGCTTTTACTGGCGCATTCGATAATAGAACCTGGGGGAACGGAGTCAAGGACTGGGTAGGGATGTATGGATATAGTATGAGTGCTATACCCGCCCCTTACCAAGGCCACGGCGGCATTGATGTTGTAGGGGGAGATGGAGCCGCAATTTACGCGGTAACTGGCGGCGAGGTCGTTCACGCAGGACATAACGGCAATGCTGGTATCGAGGTCCGTATTTGGACTGGTTCTCAAATGCACCGATATTTGCATCTTTCAAGAGCTGAGGTATCTGTGGGGGCTAAGGTGTCTGAGGGTTTTCGTATCGGAGCTGAGGGCTCTAGTGGAGGCGACTATCCGGTCCATTTACATTTTGAAGTTTGGCGTAGTAATAACTCTAAGGACAAAATAGACCCATACAACATTCTCCAACAAGGCGGTAGTGGTACCGGTGGCAGCGATGGTGAAAATGTGACAGAAATAGAATATGTCACTGATATTTCCAAATGGGATAAGAATAGCACTAAGTTAGGCATTTATCTCGGGAGTATGTTTAGGATAAAAGCAGGGCAGCCGATGTTTAGTGACCAAGGGTGTAAAACCCAAATCACGACAACTCGATTAGATGGCAAGACCTTTAATGCGGTTACCTGGCTAGACGAATGGGTTAGCCCAGTACATTTATATAAAAACACCATGAAAGTATTAGTCACCGACCAGCTAGGTAAGCAGTGGCTTTGCTGGATGAGATTATAG
- a CDS encoding putative phage tail protein: protein MKLSNYVPDFTNSIVDFQKLYSVEDTELRKINEELLTVNNAYFVRLLNERTVPLWEETFNVSHPDWPLEERKREILKLLAGFSKLSTKSIERIVLQYTSYSCECVFNRAESNIEIRFTEIGVPMGIESLILYLNTLTPAHLNTVLIQSFRRHMDLITLTHQQLSNYTHEEIYSRREPL, encoded by the coding sequence ATGAAACTTAGCAACTATGTCCCTGATTTCACAAACTCAATAGTTGATTTTCAAAAACTATACTCAGTTGAGGATACGGAGCTGAGAAAGATAAATGAGGAGCTTTTAACTGTAAATAATGCTTATTTTGTTCGGCTACTTAATGAGCGTACGGTTCCGCTTTGGGAAGAGACTTTCAATGTAAGTCACCCAGACTGGCCCTTGGAGGAAAGAAAGCGGGAAATACTAAAACTACTTGCTGGATTTAGTAAGTTAAGTACCAAATCAATAGAGCGTATTGTATTGCAATACACATCATACTCTTGTGAGTGCGTGTTTAATAGAGCCGAGTCGAATATCGAAATTCGGTTTACTGAAATCGGGGTACCGATGGGAATAGAGAGTTTGATTTTATATTTGAATACTCTGACCCCTGCGCACTTAAATACTGTACTTATTCAATCGTTTAGACGACACATGGATTTGATAACTCTTACTCATCAGCAACTATCAAATTATACTCATGAAGAAATCTATTCACGTCGTGAACCATTATAG
- a CDS encoding baseplate J/gp47 family protein, producing the protein MKSKNQIMQDALENIDNSVDKRPGSLIYDALAPFASELAQLYVYANDILARGFVQTSFGEYLTELAFQLGVNRIRATAAVGIGCFNAEIPIGTRFSVENSDINFKVVSFIDKAPYGDGDTIEVNRYKLEAEEVGEKGNVLGVLIPIDYFSNLTVSYLSEISERAIDEETDEALRARTLDFIQRPHLDGNVSQYIYWADQFPGIGEVYVEKDKDNINTVNVYIADDSGAAADAELIQAFQEYLDPTVDGSGLGQAPIGAVVKVFTLTQLDLNIIVKVKTTEASKLPMIIEQTRVLIEKYIQGEANAERIVKWYEIAKIVDDNKLVISVDEVSINGVKNSNLEISAKQAIALTSYEVIV; encoded by the coding sequence GTGAAATCTAAAAATCAAATTATGCAAGATGCCTTAGAGAATATCGACAATAGTGTTGATAAGCGGCCCGGTTCTTTGATATATGATGCGCTGGCTCCTTTTGCCAGTGAGTTAGCACAGCTATACGTTTATGCTAATGATATTCTTGCTCGCGGGTTTGTACAGACTTCTTTCGGTGAGTACTTGACCGAGCTGGCTTTTCAGTTGGGAGTAAACCGTATACGAGCAACTGCAGCAGTAGGGATTGGGTGTTTCAATGCGGAAATACCTATAGGGACTCGGTTCTCAGTTGAAAATTCTGATATTAATTTTAAGGTTGTATCGTTTATTGATAAAGCACCTTACGGTGATGGGGACACGATTGAAGTCAACCGCTATAAACTTGAGGCGGAAGAAGTAGGAGAAAAAGGTAATGTGTTGGGGGTGTTAATCCCGATTGATTATTTTTCTAACCTTACAGTAAGCTACCTATCAGAGATATCTGAACGGGCTATTGATGAAGAAACTGATGAGGCTCTTAGAGCTCGGACGCTTGACTTTATACAGCGCCCTCACCTTGATGGGAATGTATCTCAATATATCTATTGGGCTGACCAGTTTCCCGGTATCGGAGAGGTTTATGTAGAAAAGGACAAGGACAATATCAATACCGTAAATGTGTATATAGCTGATGATAGTGGGGCTGCAGCCGATGCTGAGCTTATTCAAGCCTTTCAAGAATATTTGGACCCAACGGTTGACGGTAGCGGGCTAGGTCAGGCACCTATAGGCGCAGTCGTAAAAGTGTTTACTCTAACTCAGTTGGATCTAAACATAATTGTAAAGGTCAAAACTACAGAGGCAAGCAAGTTACCGATGATAATTGAACAAACCCGTGTGCTTATTGAGAAGTACATTCAGGGAGAGGCTAATGCAGAGCGCATTGTTAAATGGTACGAGATTGCAAAGATTGTTGATGATAATAAACTTGTTATCAGCGTTGATGAGGTTTCTATCAATGGAGTTAAGAACTCTAATCTTGAGATTTCAGCAAAACAAGCTATCGCTCTAACTAGTTATGAGGTGATTGTCTGA
- a CDS encoding DUF2634 domain-containing protein encodes MLPEMQLSQEKRDFGNITYAIVNGRLVEKISDKDALLQTIEKILSTERYKFLAYDHNFGVELSGLENVDRDIYKEIIKTRISDALKADDRVESIDNFEISFAKDSVTVIFQVTSVFGQFVKEMIYSEI; translated from the coding sequence ATGCTACCTGAAATGCAACTGAGCCAAGAAAAAAGAGACTTTGGTAACATCACATACGCAATAGTCAATGGTCGATTAGTTGAGAAAATCAGTGATAAAGATGCACTGTTGCAGACTATTGAGAAAATCTTAAGCACAGAGAGATACAAGTTTTTGGCTTATGATCATAATTTTGGTGTCGAGCTCTCGGGTTTGGAAAATGTGGACCGTGATATTTACAAAGAAATAATCAAGACCCGGATTTCTGACGCCCTAAAGGCCGATGACCGCGTGGAGTCGATTGATAATTTTGAGATTAGTTTTGCAAAAGACTCAGTCACCGTCATCTTTCAAGTTACTAGCGTATTTGGTCAATTTGTAAAGGAGATGATATACAGTGAAATCTAA
- a CDS encoding XkdQ/YqbQ family protein gives MIELIYQSNNTGEILELSNIVTSISLDTQLNAGNELAVELLYDKALPFSEGSPISFVVDGVGLFYGYQFVNDDDNGKSTKLIFRDQLKYLLTNETYTFEYVYAPEVIKAIARDFNLRTGELENTSYKHQPMIHDNKKVLDIIMRYVDDLVRNTGEMYSFQDVFGSLTFKKIKNNIIDFIIGDGSLANKYQFKRSIDDSKNEVKLVQEDKDKNTRAAYIYKDSDNIKKWGRLLEYQTVDEKLNTAQINEYGRALLGLKNRVNKTLTLEAFGNTSFLAGRACKVELSTPGIDGVYIIEAAKHTFTGNTHKMVVDLKVV, from the coding sequence ATGATAGAGCTAATTTACCAATCTAATAATACTGGTGAGATACTTGAGCTATCAAATATTGTCACCTCTATTTCTTTAGATACTCAGTTGAATGCCGGAAATGAGCTTGCTGTTGAGCTTCTTTATGATAAGGCTCTGCCGTTTTCTGAGGGGAGTCCGATTTCGTTTGTGGTTGACGGTGTTGGTTTGTTTTATGGGTATCAGTTTGTTAATGATGACGACAATGGAAAAAGTACAAAACTGATTTTTCGGGACCAGCTCAAATACCTGCTAACAAATGAAACTTATACTTTCGAGTACGTTTATGCGCCAGAGGTCATCAAAGCTATTGCGCGTGATTTTAACTTACGCACCGGAGAGCTTGAAAACACCTCATATAAGCATCAACCGATGATACATGACAATAAAAAGGTATTGGATATCATTATGCGATATGTAGATGACCTAGTTAGAAACACTGGGGAAATGTATAGCTTTCAGGATGTTTTTGGATCATTGACATTTAAAAAGATTAAGAATAATATCATTGATTTTATTATCGGCGATGGGAGCTTGGCTAATAAATATCAATTTAAACGGAGTATCGACGACTCAAAGAACGAAGTTAAACTCGTTCAGGAGGATAAGGATAAAAATACTCGGGCAGCTTATATCTATAAGGACTCGGATAATATAAAAAAATGGGGTCGCTTACTGGAGTATCAGACAGTTGATGAAAAACTTAACACTGCTCAAATTAATGAGTATGGGCGGGCGTTGCTAGGGCTCAAGAATAGAGTGAATAAAACTCTGACGCTAGAAGCTTTTGGCAACACTTCATTTTTAGCCGGTAGAGCCTGCAAAGTGGAGCTATCTACTCCCGGAATTGATGGCGTGTATATCATCGAAGCTGCCAAACATACATTTACCGGTAACACGCATAAAATGGTCGTAGACCTAAAGGTGGTGTGA
- a CDS encoding LysM peptidoglycan-binding domain-containing protein produces the protein MRNNYKIYISCAGVGFTLYINPEEIKISEKSNNDVKEVINLGQVNVHGQRELQEFELKDVMCVSNSNYQAIDYARLLQAFHDTKKPVEIVFTSAISQFINKGIDSLWLIESLSVTERAGEEGDFYLSAKFKQYRNYSVRQLSLTGAGSTTVRNSSYTPPTTYTVVSGDNLWMLAQKFYGDGDQYQKIYNANKNLIKVPGLIYPGQILTIPR, from the coding sequence ATGCGAAATAATTATAAAATTTACATCAGCTGCGCCGGAGTAGGATTTACGTTATATATTAATCCGGAAGAGATTAAAATCTCAGAGAAGAGCAATAATGATGTCAAAGAGGTTATCAATTTAGGACAGGTGAATGTCCACGGTCAACGGGAACTGCAAGAGTTTGAGCTGAAAGATGTTATGTGCGTGAGCAATAGCAACTATCAGGCAATCGACTATGCCCGTCTGCTCCAGGCATTTCATGATACAAAAAAACCAGTAGAAATTGTGTTTACTTCTGCTATCAGTCAATTTATCAATAAAGGTATTGACTCTCTATGGCTGATTGAAAGTTTAAGTGTCACGGAACGAGCTGGAGAGGAGGGGGACTTCTATTTAAGCGCCAAGTTTAAGCAATACCGAAACTATAGCGTTCGGCAGCTGAGTCTAACTGGCGCAGGAAGCACTACAGTGAGAAATAGTAGCTATACTCCTCCTACCACTTATACCGTTGTATCCGGGGATAACCTATGGATGCTTGCACAAAAATTTTATGGCGATGGTGATCAATACCAAAAAATCTATAATGCCAATAAAAATCTAATTAAAGTGCCCGGATTAATCTATCCAGGACAAATTTTAACAATTCCGAGGTGA
- a CDS encoding phage tail assembly chaperone, with protein sequence MGKFDAFINKVNKEQEFTFKSCPDAVFVVRELRPSELKRIRIAATPKGKKAADMDPIAFGIEALKVGLVSPDVNSAEFQDALEVTTAEDAIDKLLTANEFNTLVEAIVGMDENITELVDEAKN encoded by the coding sequence ATGGGAAAATTTGACGCATTTATTAATAAGGTGAATAAAGAGCAGGAATTTACTTTCAAAAGCTGTCCGGATGCAGTGTTTGTAGTTCGTGAGCTTCGGCCCAGCGAACTTAAACGTATCCGAATTGCTGCGACACCAAAAGGTAAAAAAGCTGCAGATATGGACCCTATTGCGTTTGGTATTGAGGCGCTAAAAGTCGGACTGGTTAGTCCGGATGTCAACTCAGCTGAGTTCCAAGATGCTCTCGAAGTTACGACAGCGGAGGATGCTATCGATAAGCTACTTACTGCAAATGAGTTCAACACTTTAGTTGAGGCTATTGTAGGTATGGATGAGAATATTACCGAGCTGGTTGATGAAGCAAAAAACTAA
- a CDS encoding phage tail tube protein: MKMNLQFFAAKKSIVEDTVSAKEGSVTFTRNGKRYTVATVTKFEAKIEFTKTQIPQLGRVIVANKATGAKLTGSLTMHFHDPYMVQIVQEFIEQGHQPSFDVTVNNADMASTSGRLSVLYENVLPDSIDLSRLDATAEETLERNIDFTADGMRIIEIFKDRTVEG, translated from the coding sequence ATGAAAATGAATTTACAATTCTTTGCAGCGAAAAAAAGTATTGTCGAGGATACTGTTTCCGCTAAAGAGGGTAGCGTAACTTTTACCCGTAACGGTAAGCGCTACACTGTTGCAACTGTTACCAAGTTCGAGGCAAAAATTGAGTTTACTAAAACACAAATTCCACAACTTGGTCGTGTGATTGTAGCCAATAAGGCAACTGGTGCAAAATTGACCGGTTCATTAACTATGCACTTTCACGATCCATACATGGTCCAAATTGTTCAAGAGTTCATTGAACAAGGGCACCAACCAAGTTTTGACGTAACTGTTAATAATGCAGATATGGCGAGCACTTCAGGGCGGCTATCAGTTTTGTACGAGAACGTATTGCCGGACTCAATCGATTTAAGTAGATTGGACGCAACTGCAGAAGAAACACTTGAACGAAATATTGATTTTACTGCTGATGGTATGCGTATTATCGAAATCTTTAAAGACAGAACTGTGGAGGGATAA
- a CDS encoding phage tail sheath C-terminal domain-containing protein — translation MAGGNFNSHNKQLPGAYINVRGVDTRTQKSPGIGTVAMPIQVDYGPEMEVIKVTVDTDFLALFGAPLEEIKPLYYALMNTSEVLACRVGRFGKKAKNTIGDIEFTAKYAGVGGNQISVGMETTASGVKVSTYFNGKTVDIQVVNAASEVKANKYVDVKLGSNEDLVDTAPALLAGGQNGQVQVADYVLFTSLLAELDYYVLVNTFQDQVLSNTFKEYILEERSRGNYVVLVLPSIGSYTEVNDPAITVVENGFGGLSQDVGAAFVAGAMAGAPLGKTLTYKVVPGVTEASGYTDDEKIDFLNKGRLIFIRSYDRVVILNDINSLTTYTEDLPEYFSKNSVIRTLDFLQRSIKYNFETNFIGKIQNDADGRGLLKQDILLVMQELLTAQAIENFREDDVQVLPGETKDSVICNIAIQVTDAVEKLYLTVNVG, via the coding sequence ATGGCTGGTGGAAATTTTAATTCTCATAATAAACAATTACCAGGTGCGTATATCAATGTTCGAGGCGTTGATACGCGTACACAGAAAAGCCCCGGGATTGGAACGGTAGCAATGCCTATACAGGTTGATTATGGACCTGAAATGGAAGTTATTAAGGTAACAGTAGATACTGACTTTTTAGCCTTGTTCGGTGCTCCGTTAGAAGAGATAAAACCCTTGTATTACGCACTGATGAATACCTCAGAAGTGTTGGCTTGTCGGGTCGGACGATTTGGGAAAAAGGCCAAAAATACTATTGGTGATATCGAGTTTACTGCCAAATATGCAGGCGTTGGTGGAAATCAAATTTCTGTAGGTATGGAGACAACCGCATCAGGTGTAAAAGTCTCAACATACTTTAATGGAAAAACGGTTGATATCCAAGTTGTTAATGCCGCATCTGAGGTTAAAGCCAATAAATATGTTGATGTTAAGCTTGGAAGTAATGAGGACTTAGTCGACACAGCTCCAGCTTTGTTAGCTGGCGGACAAAATGGCCAGGTTCAAGTTGCTGACTATGTACTATTCACTTCACTCCTTGCAGAATTGGATTACTATGTATTAGTAAATACGTTCCAAGACCAAGTGCTTAGTAACACTTTCAAGGAGTATATCCTAGAAGAACGTTCTCGTGGTAACTATGTTGTTTTGGTGCTTCCATCAATTGGAAGTTATACCGAAGTAAATGACCCCGCAATTACTGTTGTTGAAAATGGTTTTGGTGGGTTATCTCAAGATGTTGGGGCCGCTTTTGTTGCGGGAGCTATGGCAGGTGCTCCATTAGGGAAAACTCTTACTTATAAAGTTGTTCCTGGAGTCACTGAGGCAAGTGGCTATACTGATGATGAGAAAATCGATTTCTTGAATAAAGGGCGCTTGATATTTATCCGCAGTTATGATCGAGTTGTTATCTTGAATGATATTAATAGTTTAACTACTTATACAGAGGACTTACCGGAATATTTTTCTAAAAACTCTGTAATTCGGACGCTTGACTTTTTGCAACGTTCAATCAAATACAACTTTGAAACCAACTTCATTGGTAAAATTCAAAATGATGCAGATGGTCGCGGGTTGCTCAAACAAGATATTTTGCTTGTTATGCAAGAATTATTAACGGCTCAGGCAATTGAAAATTTCCGTGAGGATGATGTTCAGGTGTTGCCTGGTGAAACAAAAGACAGTGTGATTTGTAATATCGCAATCCAGGTGACTGATGCTGTCGAAAAATTATATCTGACTGTAAATGTTGGGTAA
- a CDS encoding phage tail terminator family protein, giving the protein MVLSEIKDAVVAQFEELFPNAEVWRSTPLQDFSPPAFIVRNLRNTREKRLGLRYSRHFLFVITYISDSENKEDEYDQVAEILSDGLDIISGIFRVDNLECETDGENLKITFTLERDYVQQIEKNLMNEMEVDVDGKHK; this is encoded by the coding sequence GTGGTCTTATCAGAGATAAAGGATGCTGTGGTGGCTCAGTTTGAAGAACTGTTCCCCAATGCAGAAGTATGGCGAAGCACGCCGCTGCAAGATTTTAGCCCTCCAGCTTTTATTGTTAGAAATCTGCGAAACACTAGGGAGAAGCGGCTTGGCTTGAGATATTCTCGGCATTTTCTATTTGTTATTACTTATATTAGTGATAGCGAAAATAAAGAGGATGAATATGACCAGGTTGCTGAAATTCTTAGTGATGGGCTAGATATTATCAGCGGGATATTCAGGGTGGATAACCTTGAGTGCGAAACCGATGGCGAAAATCTAAAAATCACGTTTACATTAGAACGGGATTATGTACAGCAAATTGAAAAAAATCTTATGAATGAAATGGAGGTAGACGTAGATGGCAAACACAAATGA
- a CDS encoding HK97 gp10 family phage protein translates to MGKYCDFSELTDHIEKLKLKADQIDRARELFLDHIVMLYIRRIKKRTNVDTGMLRKMWMAEKAQTVFNETYASVFNNMEYALFVNNGHRALDGSWVEGFFFVERTDDEMRQYMEKAAKKFYDNYFKDLEG, encoded by the coding sequence ATGGGTAAGTACTGTGACTTTAGCGAATTAACAGACCACATTGAAAAACTGAAACTTAAAGCTGATCAAATTGACCGGGCGCGAGAGCTGTTCTTAGACCATATCGTTATGTTATATATTCGTCGAATTAAAAAGCGCACAAATGTAGACACTGGGATGTTAAGAAAAATGTGGATGGCCGAAAAGGCACAAACGGTTTTCAATGAAACATACGCCTCTGTATTCAATAATATGGAATACGCATTGTTTGTTAATAATGGGCATCGGGCACTTGATGGGTCTTGGGTAGAGGGTTTCTTCTTTGTCGAAAGAACTGACGACGAAATGCGTCAGTATATGGAGAAAGCAGCTAAAAAATTCTATGACAACTATTTTAAAGATTTGGAGGGATAA
- a CDS encoding major capsid protein, whose translation MAITLAEANINKNDKIVENVIDDFRRGSVLLDALTFDDAVTPGTGGSTLTYSYTQLKTPSTAGYRAINADYTPVQAKREKQSVELAILGGRIELDRVIMKSSTKAIDELDFQIAEKRKAITNEFHWGVINGDAAVKADSFDGLNKMLTGQSTEMQTTADLTLEANYFSFMEIMDNWLGLMNNRPTMIMGNSKMIAKLKAVARKSGYFSQVETAFGTTVDAYDNIPLVDLGEYYNGTGTSSVVGVTAGKTDLYAAYFDVNEGFHGVSLAESNPLDIYLPNPSEVVGSMYEGAMEMVAGVALKSTKSAAVLRGIKIA comes from the coding sequence ATGGCTATTACATTAGCAGAAGCTAACATTAACAAAAATGACAAGATTGTCGAGAATGTAATCGACGATTTTCGTCGCGGATCGGTTTTACTTGATGCGCTGACTTTCGATGATGCAGTAACACCAGGAACAGGTGGGAGCACATTAACTTATTCATACACTCAATTAAAAACTCCGTCAACTGCCGGATACCGCGCAATTAATGCGGACTATACACCTGTTCAAGCGAAACGCGAAAAACAAAGTGTTGAACTGGCTATTTTAGGTGGACGTATTGAACTTGACCGTGTAATCATGAAATCAAGCACAAAAGCTATCGATGAGTTGGATTTCCAAATTGCTGAGAAGCGTAAAGCGATCACTAATGAATTCCACTGGGGTGTTATCAATGGCGATGCAGCTGTTAAAGCTGATAGCTTCGATGGATTGAACAAAATGCTTACCGGACAATCTACTGAAATGCAGACTACTGCAGATTTGACTTTAGAAGCTAATTATTTCAGTTTCATGGAAATCATGGATAATTGGCTTGGACTTATGAACAACCGACCTACCATGATTATGGGTAACTCGAAAATGATTGCTAAGTTAAAAGCTGTAGCACGTAAAAGTGGCTACTTCTCACAAGTGGAGACTGCTTTCGGTACAACTGTTGATGCTTATGACAATATTCCATTAGTTGACTTAGGTGAGTACTACAATGGTACCGGCACCAGCTCAGTGGTTGGCGTCACAGCAGGGAAAACAGACTTGTATGCTGCTTACTTTGATGTAAATGAAGGGTTCCACGGAGTATCTTTAGCAGAGTCAAACCCTTTAGATATTTATTTGCCGAATCCGAGCGAAGTGGTTGGATCAATGTATGAGGGTGCTATGGAAATGGTTGCCGGTGTTGCATTGAAATCTACTAAATCAGCTGCGGTATTACGTGGCATCAAAATTGCCTAA
- a CDS encoding DUF4355 domain-containing protein produces MLEKLTRLKMNLQLFAADQGGDNGGSQDADTGADGKQSQDNDDNKGADDKTDKTFTRDQLNSAVAAEKAKAEKAGYDKAKAELAAEKQREKDLAGLNEDQKKDLALKEAQDKIAALEAEREREKISKQAIGILTERDLPVEMLDYLVTDTEADTLANIDSFETLWTKTVNAAVVKRVGGEPPKATSGGEKTINSTKDALKAQFFKK; encoded by the coding sequence ATGTTAGAGAAACTAACACGATTGAAAATGAACTTGCAGCTTTTCGCAGCAGACCAGGGTGGCGACAATGGAGGAAGCCAAGACGCTGATACAGGCGCAGATGGCAAACAGTCGCAAGATAATGATGATAATAAGGGTGCTGACGATAAAACTGATAAGACGTTTACCCGCGACCAGCTGAACAGTGCTGTAGCAGCCGAAAAAGCGAAAGCAGAGAAAGCTGGCTACGACAAAGCCAAAGCTGAGTTAGCAGCTGAAAAGCAACGCGAAAAAGACCTTGCAGGGCTTAACGAGGACCAAAAGAAAGATTTGGCACTTAAAGAAGCGCAAGATAAAATCGCAGCATTGGAAGCTGAGCGTGAACGGGAGAAAATCTCAAAACAAGCAATCGGTATTTTAACCGAGCGGGATTTGCCGGTTGAGATGCTTGACTACCTTGTCACTGACACAGAAGCAGATACACTTGCGAATATCGACAGTTTTGAAACTCTATGGACCAAAACGGTTAATGCAGCAGTTGTTAAGCGCGTGGGTGGTGAACCGCCGAAAGCGACTTCCGGAGGAGAGAAAACGATTAACTCGACTAAGGATGCGCTGAAAGCACAATTTTTCAAGAAATAA